The genomic segment GACCTGATCTTCGAAACCTACGCCGGCCACGATTTCCCGCCCAACCTGGAGGAATACGCGCTCTGCGTGCATTGCGGCGCCTGCATGCTCAATCAGATGGAGATGAGCCGCCGCATCGTTGAAGCCCAGAGGCGCGGGGTGCCGATCACCAATTACGGCCTCACCATCGCCAAGGTGCACGGCTACTTCGACCGCTCCATCGCCCCCCTGGGGTTGTAGGGTCCCGATCCCCTGCAGATACGCGACTGGCCCGCCTCTCGCCTGATTCCCGCACCTGATGCGGGGATCACGCGGGTGACAAGCCAGCGGCGTGACTGAAGGGGCTTGGCAGGAGCCGGCGGCGGCTCAGGATTTTTTGGGCAGCAGGCTGATGGGCCGGGCTATATAACTGGTGTGAAGCAGTTTGCGCGCTTTGGGGGAGTTCGGCTCACCCAAAAATTCCCTGTAAACCTTCTGGATGGAGGGGTTGTTGTGCGATTCGCGCCGCTCCATATGCAGGTCCTCGGCGTAGAGGCCTTTGGCGCGCTGCATCCGCACCCGGTTTGTTGACCGGTAGGGCTGTCCGCCGCCTCCCACGCAGCCTCCGCGGCAGGCCATCACCTCCACGAAGTGGTAAGGCGGCTCTTTGCCGGCGTTCCTGGCGTCACGGATCTCGTTCATCAGCTTGCCCACGTTGCCCAGGCCGGAAGCCACGCCAATCCTGATCTCCCGGCCCAGGATCTCGATCTTGCCTTTTTTGATGCCTTGGGCGCCGCGGGTGAATTTGATGCAGGGATCCTCCAGATCGTGCCCCGTGGCAAAGCTGTAGGCCGTGCGCAGAGCGGCTTCCATCACCCCGCCGGAAGCGCCGAAAATGGTGCCGGCACCGCTGTATTCACCCAGCGGGTTGTCGGCTTCGCCATCCTCCAGATGAGGCAGGTCGATGCCCCGGGTTTTCAGCATGCGGGCCAGTTCGCGGGTGGTGATGGTGAGGTCCACATCCTTGCAGCCGGAGGCGTACATGTCCTCCATGCGCTCAATTTCGTGCTTTTTGGCGGTGCAGGGCATCACCGAGACCAGGAAGATCTTCTTGGGATCGAGGCCCATCTTCTCCGCCCAGTAGGTTTTCACCATGGTCCCCACCATCTGGTGCGGAGATTTGGAGGAGGAAAAATGGGGGATGAGGTCGGCATGGAATTTTTCCAGATAATCCACCCAGGAGGGGCAGCAGGTGGTGATGAGCGGAAAATCCTCCGGATGGTCTTTAAAGATGCGCACGAACTCGCTGGCCTCTTCCATGATGGTGAGGTCGGCGCCGAAATTGGTGTCGAACACGTAGTGAAAACCCAGTTCCCTGAGCGCGGTGTACATTTTCTTTACAACGTTGTGCCCGGGTTTGAGGCCAAATTCCTCGCCCAGGGCCACCCTCACCGCCGGCGCTTCCTGCGCCACCAGCACCAGCTCCGGGTCGTCCAGGGCCTTCCAGAGCGCGTCCGAATCGTCATTTTCATAGATGGCGGCCACCGGGCAATAAGCCGAGCACTGGCCGCATTTCACGCACTCGCTTTCCTCCAGCTTGCGCCCGAATGTGGGGCCCACAAAGGTGTTGAAACCCCGCTCGCAGTTTTCCAGCGCGTGCACGTCCTGGATCTCGTTGCAAACGTAGGAACAGCGCCCGCAAACCACGCAATAAGAGGGGTCCAGCGTGATCGAGGGCGACGATTCGTCCCGCTTCTGATAGGGGCGTTTCATGTGCTTGAGGCTCATGTGGCGGATCGCCAGTTCCTGCGCCAGGTCCTGCAGTTCGCAGCGTCCGTTTTTCACGCATTCCGGGCAGTTGTTGGGATGGTTCGAGAGGATGATCTCCACCGCCTCGCGGCGCAGCTTGAGCAGGTCGTTGCCGGTGGTGCGGATCCGCATGCCCTCTTCGCAGGGCGTGGAACAGGCCCGCAGGGCCTTGCCGTTGATCTGCACCATGCACACCCCGCAGTTGCCGAAAGCCGGCAGGTCCTCGTGGTAGCAAAGCGTGGGGACCTTGTAGCCAGCTTTGGTGCAGGCGTGCAAAACCATCGTGTTTTTGGCCACCTGGGTGGCTTTTCCGTTCACATATACAGTTATCATGGGTGAGTTCCTTTCACGTAAAAGTGTTTAGAAACCGCATCGTCCACACGCGGAAAAATGTCAAGTTTGCTCTGCGCCGGAGGGTTTGGAAGTGAAATCAAAGTTCTTCAAAGCTCTGGATTCATGTTTGGCTTCCACTCCGCGTACAAAAGCTCACAGAATCCTGTCTGGATGATTTCTGTGAGTAAGATGACCATCCTCCCATCCGAGGCCATGTTTGAAGGCCGTTGCCTGGATGCCTGGCGAAACAGCTTGACAGGAATGGAGGGTGGCGGCGTAAAGATCTGAGACAGGCCAGGCTCTGAGGCCGGCGTCCCCAGCCGCGCCGGAAAGGGTTCGCCTGAAACATTTTGACGGGAGGCCTTTGCATGGATGCCAGAGCCATCCTGGCCAATGCTTTGGAGTATCTGAAGCTGGTGTTGCTGCTCAGCCTGAGGCAGTTCATCTTTCTGTTCGCGCTCACGCTGTTGCTGGGCTGGCTGATCCAGCTGATCAACAGGAATCTGCTGAAAAACGCCTGGCGGTTGCTGGGCGGAAAGGCCTATCTGTGGCTGTTCGGCTGGCTGAGCATCCCGGTGCACGAGCTGGGCCACGCCGTTTTCGCCGTGCTGTTCGGGCACCGGATCACGCGCATCGTGCTCTTCGACCCTGATGCCAGCGGCGGCAGCCACGGCCAGGTGCAGCACAGCTGGAACCAGAACAACCTCTACCACAGGGTGGGCAACCTCTTCATCGGCATCGGGCCCATCATTCTGGGCAGCGTGGTGGTTTGGCTGCTGTCCCGCTGGCTGCTGCAAACATCATTTC from the Candidatus Cloacimonadota bacterium genome contains:
- a CDS encoding [FeFe] hydrogenase, group A, with the translated sequence MITVYVNGKATQVAKNTMVLHACTKAGYKVPTLCYHEDLPAFGNCGVCMVQINGKALRACSTPCEEGMRIRTTGNDLLKLRREAVEIILSNHPNNCPECVKNGRCELQDLAQELAIRHMSLKHMKRPYQKRDESSPSITLDPSYCVVCGRCSYVCNEIQDVHALENCERGFNTFVGPTFGRKLEESECVKCGQCSAYCPVAAIYENDDSDALWKALDDPELVLVAQEAPAVRVALGEEFGLKPGHNVVKKMYTALRELGFHYVFDTNFGADLTIMEEASEFVRIFKDHPEDFPLITTCCPSWVDYLEKFHADLIPHFSSSKSPHQMVGTMVKTYWAEKMGLDPKKIFLVSVMPCTAKKHEIERMEDMYASGCKDVDLTITTRELARMLKTRGIDLPHLEDGEADNPLGEYSGAGTIFGASGGVMEAALRTAYSFATGHDLEDPCIKFTRGAQGIKKGKIEILGREIRIGVASGLGNVGKLMNEIRDARNAGKEPPYHFVEVMACRGGCVGGGGQPYRSTNRVRMQRAKGLYAEDLHMERRESHNNPSIQKVYREFLGEPNSPKARKLLHTSYIARPISLLPKKS
- a CDS encoding M50 family metallopeptidase, which produces MDARAILANALEYLKLVLLLSLRQFIFLFALTLLLGWLIQLINRNLLKNAWRLLGGKAYLWLFGWLSIPVHELGHAVFAVLFGHRITRIVLFDPDASGGSHGQVQHSWNQNNLYHRVGNLFIGIGPIILGSVVVWLLSRWLLQTSFQGMEALDAQAGLMQQLQAIPAFLLNSLANALRIFSEIFSALSWKTALFLYLSFAISTNINLSDLDLGHIRPALIVIIQVIVVFNLLTAWLGEFSLNLMDGLENGLATFYGILVYVLVLNLGFLAVSRLLSLVFKK